One Paenibacillus sp. SYP-B4298 genomic window, CAATGCGGCGATGTCGCTGAGCCGCTGCGACCCGTGCGCAATACGTTCCTTGGCAAGCCGAATCCGGCATTGGATGACGTCCTCCATGCACGAGATACCGAACGTGGACTTATAGATGGACTGCAGGTACCCTGGGCTGAGATGAACGTATTCCGCCATCATGGATACCGACCATGGCTGCCCCGGATGGTGATGAATCTGCTTGCGCAGATCGAGCAACTGCCGATAATAGGGCGGGGGGTCTGCGTATTGCGATGCCTCCAGCAGCTTGTTGAACATAATGTGCAGCAAGTAATCAATTGTCATCTCCCGATAGTCATGGGTGAAAAAATTCTCAGTCGCCAGCAGTTGGAACAGCTTGTGGCAATAATCAGGGTCTGGCATGGCGATCGGCGTGGCGAGCGGAATCGTTGTTTCCGTCACAAACGGCGCCTCCGATTCGAAGCGAATCCAGTCGTTGATGAAGGGGCCGGAGCAGGCGCGGTACAATATTTTTTGGCGAGGCGGGAAGAGCACCGCGTAATGCGCGGGATAGGCTCTTATCTCCCCCTTCACCCAGATCTCCGCTGGCGTCTGCGTCAGCACGAGCAGCCAGAAGTCATGCCCTTCCGGGATGTCATAGACGAAGTCGTCCGGGTGGGCGGTGTCATAGCCGACATAATGGATGATGGTCATCGCGAACCCCCACATCTGAGAATAGATCAACTTATTAAAAGTATAGATCATTGTTCTATAAAAGTCATTCCTCTATACTGGCACTGTGAAAGCGCTTCTCATCCCGAAGGCGGTTCACATGTGCTGGCCTCTGCAGGAGCATCGGCATATCACTGCCGGTAACGGCATACGAGAGAGGAGAAGGAGCAATGACACGAACAGGCCCCTATGTTCTAGGCTATACGAGACAACCTCAGGAGGGGCAGATTTATTCCCCCAAGCTCGCCTACAGCCTGCATCTGGCCTACAGTGAGGATGGAAGGCGCTATGAGGCGCTCAACCACAATTCCGGTGTACTCTTCGCCCTGGCAACGGAGCGGGAAGATGGTACACTTGCAGCGAAAAGCCTCAAGCAGCCCTACCTGTTCCTCATGGCCGATGGAACGTATGGCATCGTAGCTATACGGACAGAGGCGGACGGGACGCCAGATGAGGAGAGCGAGGGAGCAGTGCTGCTGTTCACCTCCACAGACTTGATTCGTTATGAGGAGCATGGGCTGCTCCACCTGGGAGGTAATGGCCATGTACAGGATCTGTCCTGCGAGTATAACGAGCAAGGGCAGCGCTATGTGATTCATTGGCGCGGGGAGGATGGCTGCTGCTACCGCAACGAGCTGGCGGACATTACACAGCAAGATCAAGCTTCCAGGCCTGAACGTGTGGAGGACTCCAATCGTTTTCCGCTGCCCGCCATGAATGTGGAGATTGAAGGCGCGGTGCCGCGCAATGCGATACCGATCGCAAGCGATATAGCGAAGCGGCTGAGGAGCAAGCTCACCGTTCCGACACATATAGCGAACAGGCTGCCGGAGCGTGTCGAAGTGGTCTCTCCCGATCAGGTGGAAGCAATCAAGGTTACGTCACTATACAGTGATGGCACGACAGCCGATAAGCCGGTAGATTGGGAGATGGACGGGATCGATTGGAGTCGGCCTGGCAGTTACCGGATCGTGGGTCGGATTCGCCAGCATCGCTATCCGTTCCCGATCGCGACGCATCGCGCCGATCCATGTATAGCGAAATGGGAGGGTCGGTATTATTTTATCGCCACTAATGATGCCGACGGCAACCACTCCTTATTGATTCGAGCCGCGCGCACCATCCCCGAATTGGTAACGGCAGCGGAGACGAAGATTCTGGATACGGAGCAGTACGACCATCTGAAGAACTTTTTGTGGGCGCCCGAATTTCATCAGATTGACGGAAAGCTGTATCTATTTCATGCGGGCAGCACCGGTGAGTTTGGCGACATTCAATCGCATGTGATGAGGCTCAAGCAGGGCGGCGACCCTGCGATGGCGGCAGATTGGGAGACTCCTGTCCGGGTTGTGCGGCATGATGGCCGTCCATTGTTTGAGAGCGGCATTACGCTCGATATGACGGTGCTGGATTGGAGGGGGCGACTCTATGTGCTATGGGCGCAGCGCCAATTCGTCCCGCATGATCTGGGATCATGGATTTATATTGCAGAAGCTGACCGCGGGCAGCCATGGAAGCTGCTATCTGAACCTGTACTGCTGTCCAAGCCGGATTACGGCTGGGCCAATAACCATACCTTCGTCGATGAGGGACCGTATGCGCTAATCACGGAGAACCATATCTTTGTGACGATTGCAAGTGCACTGGTGGATGCCACCTACTGCGTCGGCCTGCTCCGTGCGTCGCATGATGCCGACCTGCTCGATGCGGGGAGCTGGACGAAGGGCAACTATCCGCTGCTGACCTCCAGAAGCGTCCGGGGGCAATTCGGGCCTGGACACAACTCCTATGTTACAGATGATGATGGCGTCATATGGAATGCCTTTCACGCGCGACCCGGTATCGATCAGCCGCGCAGCGCCGGGCTGCGGCGGGTACACTTCGACATCGACGGTGATCCGGTGCTCAATCTGACGGAGGAGAAGGACGTGAACCCGGCACTTGCGCAGGTCCGTCTGGAGGTTGTGGTGTCAGAGGCGCGATAAGTAAGGTGGTGAAATAGGGAGTATCCTGGATTCTTCGGGGCAAGAGGAATGTGAGCGGAAGCCGGGATATTCCAGTCTACTCAGTCAAGGAAGACATATATTAGGAAGGTGTTTGAAAATAACCAATTAAATGGGTGAATTGATTCCAGCCGAATCCTCTCCGATCAGGAGAACATGAAGGAGGAAATGAATGAGATCGTTTGTAACATCCATGGTAGCTGCTGTATGTATGACGTTTGTATTTACCTCTGTAGCCTATGCTGATAATCCGATCGTGCAGCATATGTACACCGCCGACCCTGCTCCACTGGTGTATCAGGACACAGTATACCTGTATACCGGACATGATGAGGATGGGGCCACCTATTTCGAGATGAATGAGTGGCGGGTGTTCTCCTCCAAGGATATGGTGAATTGGACGGATCATGGATCGCCCTTATCCACAAATACATTCAGTTGGTCGAGTGGGGAGGCATGGGCAGGGCAAGCCATCGAGAGAAATGGGAAGTTTTATTGGTATGTGACGGCCAAGGATAGAGCGCTGGGCAGGCATGTGATCGGTGTGGCGGTAGCGGATAGCCCGACTGGCCCGTTCAAGGATGCGCTGGGACGGCCGCTGGTTGCGGCGCACTGGGGAGACATTGACCCGACAGTATTCATCGATGATGACGGGCAGGCATATATGTACTGGGGAAATAACAATCTATGGTATGTCAAGCTGAACCCGGACATGATCTCGTACAGCGGGTCGATTGTTCAGGTGCCATTGACGACAGCAGCATTCGGGCCGGATTATGAAGAGGGGCCATGGCTGCACAAGCGCAACGGCATTTATTATTTGCTCTATGCTGCCGGAGGAGTGCCGGAGCATCTGGCCTATTCGACCAGCACCAGTCCTACCGGGCCTTGGGTGTATCGCGGCGTCATCATGCCGACTCAGGGCCGAAGCTTTACCAATCACCCCGGCGTGATTGATTTCAAGGGGAACTCCTATCTATTCTATCATAATGGCGCCTTGCCAGGCGGAGGGGGCTTTACACGCTCCGTGGCCATCGAGCCGTTCCGGTATAATGCGGATGGAACGATTCCGTTGATGAATATGACGACAGCCGGTGTCGTTACAGGTGTGGGCAATCTGAACCCCTATGTTCGGACAGAAGCCGAGACGATGGCCTGGGGGCAAGGAATTAAGACGGAGCCCTCCAGCCAGGGCGGCATGAACATCGGATTTATCGAGAACGGAGACTACATCAAGGTAGAGGGCGTACAATTCGGTACAGGAGCAGCCTCGTTTGAGGCGAGCGTCTCCTCGGCAGGCAATGGCGGCCGGATCGAGCTGCGGCTTGACAGCCGGACCGGGCCGTTGATCGGGACGCTGCAGGTGCAGGGAACTGGAGGCTGGCAGAGCTGGCAGACCCAATCTACCACCGTCAGCGGCGCTGCCGGCATTCATGATCTGTATCTGGTCTTTACTGGAGGCAGCGGGTATCTGTTCAATGTAGATTGGTGGATGTTCAAGGCTAATACAGCCGCTTCTCCCGTCATGAATGGCGCGGTCTATACCTTGCAGAACGCGCATAGCAACAAGCTGCTCGGTGTCGAGGGCATGTCGTCGAGCAACGGGGCTAAGGCGATCCAGGCAGAGGGCAATAGTGTTGCAAACCGATGGCGCTTCGACCTGCTGAGCAACGGCTACTACAAGCTGACGAACATGCATAGCGGCAAAGTGCTGGGCATAGAGAACATGTCCACGGCCAATGGAGCGAAGGCGCTGCAGTGGGAGGATAATGGCACTGCGGATCACGAGTGGAAGCTCGTGCCTTCAGTGAATGGCAGCTATAAGCTGGAGAACCGTCATAGCGGCAAGGTGCTGGGAGTGGAAGGCATGTCTACAGCGACGGGAGCTGTGGCTGTACAATGGGAGGACAACGGGACAGCGGATCATAACTGGACCTTCTCAGGGGTGAATTAGCTGTTGCCCTTCGGACAGATTCTCCAGCAGGCAGCCTAGTAAGACGGGCTGCCTGTCTTGGAGTTCTGCGCTCTGCCCGAATCCTGGCACTGCATGACAAATAGAGGTATGGAAGACGCTTTAATATTCGAAACAGGGGGTAGGCGTGAGATGAGAGAGTTGAAGGGCAAGCAGGTTATCATCCGGGATCGGGAGTTGAAGCGTAGAGAGGAAGCCAATAGAGACTACCTGCTCCAATTGAACACCGATCATCTGTTATTCAACTACAGGCTGGAGGCAGGACGCTATACGGGACGGAGTATTCCTGAGGGGGCGCATGGGGGCTGGGAAACACCGGTCTGCCAGCTTCGCGGTCATTTCCTGGGGCATTGGCTGTCGGCTGCGGCGATTCATTATCATGAGACAGGCCATCCTGAGCTGAAGGTTAAGGCAGAAGCCATCATCGATGAATTGGCGGAATGCCAGCGGGACAACGGTGGGCAATGGATAGGCCCGATCCCCGAGAAGTATCTTCATTGGATTGCCAACGGCAAGAATGTCTGGGCTCCACAGTACAATCTACACAAAATATTGATGGGACTTGTCGATGCGTACCGCTATCTGAATAGTGATAAGGCGTTAGAGGTGGCAGGCCGCTTTGCTGACT contains:
- a CDS encoding family 43 glycosylhydrolase; translated protein: MRSFVTSMVAAVCMTFVFTSVAYADNPIVQHMYTADPAPLVYQDTVYLYTGHDEDGATYFEMNEWRVFSSKDMVNWTDHGSPLSTNTFSWSSGEAWAGQAIERNGKFYWYVTAKDRALGRHVIGVAVADSPTGPFKDALGRPLVAAHWGDIDPTVFIDDDGQAYMYWGNNNLWYVKLNPDMISYSGSIVQVPLTTAAFGPDYEEGPWLHKRNGIYYLLYAAGGVPEHLAYSTSTSPTGPWVYRGVIMPTQGRSFTNHPGVIDFKGNSYLFYHNGALPGGGGFTRSVAIEPFRYNADGTIPLMNMTTAGVVTGVGNLNPYVRTEAETMAWGQGIKTEPSSQGGMNIGFIENGDYIKVEGVQFGTGAASFEASVSSAGNGGRIELRLDSRTGPLIGTLQVQGTGGWQSWQTQSTTVSGAAGIHDLYLVFTGGSGYLFNVDWWMFKANTAASPVMNGAVYTLQNAHSNKLLGVEGMSSSNGAKAIQAEGNSVANRWRFDLLSNGYYKLTNMHSGKVLGIENMSTANGAKALQWEDNGTADHEWKLVPSVNGSYKLENRHSGKVLGVEGMSTATGAVAVQWEDNGTADHNWTFSGVN
- a CDS encoding helix-turn-helix transcriptional regulator, with product MTIIHYVGYDTAHPDDFVYDIPEGHDFWLLVLTQTPAEIWVKGEIRAYPAHYAVLFPPRQKILYRACSGPFINDWIRFESEAPFVTETTIPLATPIAMPDPDYCHKLFQLLATENFFTHDYREMTIDYLLHIMFNKLLEASQYADPPPYYRQLLDLRKQIHHHPGQPWSVSMMAEYVHLSPGYLQSIYKSTFGISCMEDVIQCRIRLAKERIAHGSQRLSDIAALCGYANIEHFSRQFRKLTGLTPRSYRRASQASYNEPQAD
- a CDS encoding family 43 glycosylhydrolase, coding for MTRTGPYVLGYTRQPQEGQIYSPKLAYSLHLAYSEDGRRYEALNHNSGVLFALATEREDGTLAAKSLKQPYLFLMADGTYGIVAIRTEADGTPDEESEGAVLLFTSTDLIRYEEHGLLHLGGNGHVQDLSCEYNEQGQRYVIHWRGEDGCCYRNELADITQQDQASRPERVEDSNRFPLPAMNVEIEGAVPRNAIPIASDIAKRLRSKLTVPTHIANRLPERVEVVSPDQVEAIKVTSLYSDGTTADKPVDWEMDGIDWSRPGSYRIVGRIRQHRYPFPIATHRADPCIAKWEGRYYFIATNDADGNHSLLIRAARTIPELVTAAETKILDTEQYDHLKNFLWAPEFHQIDGKLYLFHAGSTGEFGDIQSHVMRLKQGGDPAMAADWETPVRVVRHDGRPLFESGITLDMTVLDWRGRLYVLWAQRQFVPHDLGSWIYIAEADRGQPWKLLSEPVLLSKPDYGWANNHTFVDEGPYALITENHIFVTIASALVDATYCVGLLRASHDADLLDAGSWTKGNYPLLTSRSVRGQFGPGHNSYVTDDDGVIWNAFHARPGIDQPRSAGLRRVHFDIDGDPVLNLTEEKDVNPALAQVRLEVVVSEAR